Proteins from one Bradyrhizobium roseum genomic window:
- a CDS encoding PepSY-associated TM helix domain-containing protein — translation MRVAFGIAHRWAGLITAAFLFLSGVTGAVISWDHALDEWLNSHLTEAKTKGPSKPSTELAKLIEARDPRARVNYLSTTPESGASLAFFVEPRFDPATGKRFQLEYNQVFLDPATGEELGRRHWGAVWPVTRENFVSFLYKLHYTLHIPEFWGSDRWGMRLLGVIAIVWTLDCFVGFYLTLPARRRSNAARAASVTRQLDRGFWARWKPAWAIKTSGSAYRINFDIHRAFGLWTWLLLFVIAFTAFSLNLYFEVFSPLMKTVSSYTPTPYELRTPAPVDQPATPKLSFADIIAKGEADGRSRGWSEPVGAVYYAQLYDIYSASFFRPGDDHGAGGVGPAQLYYDGQDGRPLGARVPWQGTAADVFVQAQFPMHSGRILGLPGRILISAMGIVVAALSVTGVFIWYRKRRARLTAQARSASRSTVQTLAAAE, via the coding sequence ATGCGAGTCGCATTTGGAATAGCCCACCGCTGGGCAGGTTTGATTACAGCCGCGTTCCTGTTCCTGTCCGGTGTGACAGGTGCCGTGATTTCCTGGGATCACGCTCTCGACGAATGGCTCAACAGCCATCTTACCGAGGCGAAGACGAAGGGGCCTTCCAAGCCGTCTACCGAGCTTGCGAAGCTGATCGAGGCCCGCGATCCGCGGGCCAGGGTCAACTATCTTTCGACCACGCCCGAATCCGGCGCATCGCTTGCGTTCTTTGTCGAACCCAGGTTTGATCCGGCGACCGGAAAACGTTTTCAGCTCGAGTACAACCAGGTGTTCCTGGACCCCGCCACCGGTGAGGAACTGGGCCGCCGCCATTGGGGCGCGGTCTGGCCGGTGACGCGGGAGAATTTCGTCTCGTTTCTCTACAAGCTGCACTACACGCTTCACATCCCCGAGTTCTGGGGCAGCGATCGCTGGGGCATGCGTCTGCTCGGCGTCATTGCCATCGTCTGGACGCTCGACTGCTTTGTCGGTTTTTATCTGACGCTGCCGGCTCGGCGAAGGTCGAATGCCGCGCGTGCGGCGAGCGTGACCCGTCAACTCGATCGGGGCTTCTGGGCCAGATGGAAACCGGCCTGGGCCATCAAGACGTCGGGCAGCGCCTACCGGATCAATTTCGACATTCACCGCGCCTTCGGCCTCTGGACGTGGCTGCTGCTGTTCGTCATCGCCTTCACGGCCTTTTCGCTCAACCTGTATTTCGAGGTGTTCTCGCCGCTGATGAAGACGGTATCGAGCTATACGCCGACCCCTTATGAATTGCGCACGCCCGCGCCGGTCGACCAGCCGGCCACGCCCAAGCTGTCGTTCGCCGACATCATCGCGAAGGGAGAGGCGGACGGACGCAGCCGCGGCTGGTCCGAGCCCGTGGGGGCCGTCTATTACGCGCAGCTCTACGATATCTACAGCGCCAGCTTCTTCCGGCCGGGCGACGATCACGGCGCCGGCGGCGTCGGACCGGCGCAGCTTTACTATGACGGACAGGACGGTCGGCCGCTCGGCGCGCGGGTGCCGTGGCAGGGAACGGCGGCGGATGTTTTCGTTCAAGCACAGTTTCCAATGCACTCGGGCCGCATTCTCGGTCTGCCCGGACGAATCCTCATCTCGGCGATGGGCATCGTCGTGGCGGCGCTATCGGTGACCGGAGTTTTCATCTGGTATCGCAAGCGCCGTGCGCGGCTGACAGCACAAGCGAGGAGTGCGAGCCGTTCCACCGTGCAGACACTGGCTGCGGCGGAATGA
- a CDS encoding complex I NDUFA9 subunit family protein: MTSYPASNQETLVTVFGGSGFLGRNVVRALAKRDYRIRVAVRRPELAGHLQPLGRVGQIHAVQANLRYPASVEAAMRDSQVAINLVGILTEGGAQTFDAVQAKGAEAIAKTAAAAGARMVHVSAIGADENSPSAYARAKAAGEKAVLAAVPSATILRPSVVFGPEDQFTNRFAALARISPFLPLVGGGVTRMQPAYVGDVATAVADAVDGKTKPGATYELGGPEVLTMREIMEIILEITDRKRALISLPFGLARLQAMFLQFAPGPLKLTPDQVALLQSDNVVSDAAKAAGLTFEGLAITPDSLEAVAPQYLWRFRAAGQFQRKNA, from the coding sequence ATGACATCGTACCCGGCATCCAACCAGGAAACGCTCGTCACGGTTTTCGGCGGATCGGGGTTTCTGGGGCGCAACGTCGTCCGGGCGCTGGCCAAGCGCGATTACCGGATCAGGGTGGCGGTGCGGCGGCCGGAACTGGCCGGACACCTGCAGCCGCTCGGCCGGGTCGGCCAGATCCACGCCGTGCAGGCCAACCTGCGCTATCCAGCTTCCGTCGAGGCGGCGATGCGCGATTCGCAGGTTGCGATCAACCTGGTCGGCATCCTGACCGAGGGCGGCGCGCAGACGTTCGACGCGGTGCAGGCCAAAGGGGCCGAGGCCATCGCCAAAACCGCCGCCGCCGCGGGCGCGCGGATGGTGCATGTGTCTGCGATCGGGGCCGACGAAAACTCGCCCTCGGCCTACGCCCGTGCCAAGGCGGCAGGCGAGAAGGCCGTGCTGGCCGCGGTGCCCTCAGCAACGATCCTGCGGCCGTCGGTGGTGTTCGGCCCCGAGGATCAATTCACCAACCGGTTTGCGGCGCTGGCCCGGATCTCGCCGTTCCTGCCGCTGGTCGGCGGCGGGGTCACGCGGATGCAGCCGGCCTATGTCGGCGACGTCGCCACCGCGGTGGCGGATGCCGTCGACGGCAAGACCAAGCCCGGCGCGACCTACGAGCTCGGCGGTCCGGAAGTGCTGACCATGCGCGAGATCATGGAAATCATCCTGGAGATCACCGACCGCAAGCGGGCGCTGATTTCGCTGCCGTTCGGGCTGGCGCGGCTGCAGGCGATGTTCCTGCAATTTGCGCCGGGGCCGCTGAAGCTGACGCCCGATCAGGTGGCGCTGCTGCAGTCGGACAATGTGGTTTCGGATGCGGCCAAGGCCGCAGGCCTGACGTTCGAAGGGCTCGCCATCACGCCGGATTCGCTGGAGGCGGTCGCCCCGCAATATCTCTGGCGCTTCCGCGCCGCCGGGCAATTTCAGCGCAAGAACGCGTAG
- a CDS encoding undecaprenyl-diphosphate phosphatase has protein sequence MMSDAVKAVILGIIEGITEFLPVSSTGHMLLAQRFFGLGEGAFWQSFVILIQLGAILAIVMLYFFKLWRVALGMFSNPDDRRFVIGVLVAFLPAVVVGLAAGKYIKELLFNPWVVCFTLIVGGAILIWVDQLDLEPHHDDATRYPLMMYLWIGVAQCVAMIPGVSRSGASIVAAMLLGGDKRSAAEFSFFLAIPTMIGAFAYDFYKNRAEMSADHVGILAIGFVVSFITAMVVVKTFLNYVTRHGFTFFAWWRIILGAVGLVALALGR, from the coding sequence ATGATGTCTGATGCAGTGAAAGCGGTGATTCTCGGCATCATCGAGGGTATCACGGAATTCCTGCCGGTTTCGTCTACCGGTCACATGTTGCTGGCGCAACGCTTCTTCGGCCTTGGCGAGGGCGCCTTCTGGCAGAGTTTCGTGATCCTGATCCAGCTCGGCGCAATCCTTGCGATCGTGATGTTGTATTTCTTCAAGCTGTGGCGCGTGGCGCTCGGCATGTTCAGCAATCCGGACGACCGGCGCTTCGTCATCGGCGTGCTGGTGGCGTTCCTGCCGGCGGTGGTCGTCGGCCTCGCCGCCGGCAAATACATCAAGGAATTGCTGTTCAATCCGTGGGTGGTGTGTTTCACGCTGATCGTCGGCGGTGCGATCCTGATATGGGTCGATCAGCTCGATCTCGAGCCGCATCATGACGACGCCACGCGCTATCCGCTCATGATGTATCTGTGGATCGGCGTCGCGCAATGCGTGGCGATGATCCCCGGCGTGTCGCGCTCCGGCGCCAGCATTGTAGCGGCGATGCTGCTCGGCGGCGACAAGCGCTCGGCCGCGGAGTTCTCGTTCTTCCTGGCGATCCCGACCATGATCGGCGCATTCGCCTATGATTTCTACAAGAACCGCGCCGAGATGTCGGCCGACCATGTCGGCATCCTCGCGATCGGTTTCGTGGTGTCGTTCATCACGGCGATGGTCGTGGTCAAGACGTTCCTGAACTACGTCACGCGCCACGGGTTCACGTTCTTTGCGTGGTGGCGCATCATCCTTGGCGCGGTCGGCCTGGTCGCGCTGGCGCTGGGAAGGTAG
- a CDS encoding glutathione S-transferase family protein has translation MYTLYHHPFCPHSRFIRLVLGEHGLDVRLTEERAWERREAFLLLNPAGTTPVLMADGFPPIPGAGIIAEYLDETHGLEAGERRLLPASMAERVEVRRLMAWFNDKFFEEVSNPLVTERIYKRFMGEENGGGSPSTDVIRAAKVNVRYHLAYIGWLSQTRNFLAGDRLTYADLAAAAHLSAIDYLGDVPWYEDEAAKAWYARVKSRPSFRPLLSEWLAGVPASRTYVDLDF, from the coding sequence ATGTACACGCTCTATCACCATCCGTTCTGTCCGCATTCGCGCTTCATTCGCCTGGTGCTGGGCGAACACGGCCTCGATGTGCGCCTGACGGAAGAACGCGCCTGGGAACGCCGCGAGGCGTTTTTGCTGCTCAATCCCGCGGGCACCACGCCGGTGTTGATGGCGGACGGCTTTCCGCCGATTCCAGGCGCCGGCATCATCGCCGAATATCTCGACGAGACCCACGGCCTGGAGGCCGGCGAGCGGCGGCTGCTGCCGGCCTCGATGGCCGAGCGCGTCGAGGTACGCCGGCTGATGGCGTGGTTCAACGACAAGTTCTTCGAGGAAGTGTCGAATCCGCTGGTAACCGAGCGCATCTACAAGCGTTTCATGGGCGAGGAGAACGGCGGCGGCTCGCCCTCGACCGACGTGATCCGCGCCGCCAAGGTCAATGTGCGCTATCATCTGGCGTATATCGGCTGGCTGTCGCAGACTCGGAATTTCCTCGCCGGCGACCGGCTGACCTACGCCGACCTCGCCGCCGCGGCGCATCTTTCGGCGATCGATTATCTGGGCGACGTGCCATGGTACGAGGACGAGGCGGCAAAGGCGTGGTACGCGCGGGTGAAATCCCGCCCGTCGTTCCGCCCGCTGCTGAGCGAATGGCTGGCGGGGGTGCCGGCGTCGCGGACCTACGTGGACCTCGACTTCTGA
- the queG gene encoding tRNA epoxyqueuosine(34) reductase QueG, whose protein sequence is MAGGGAGVADLRGPRLLNEAVKLSAADLKTALAHEARKLGFDCIGVTGPDAITQAGEYFRAFLDAGGHGDMDWLAANPERRMDPRLLWPGVRSIIMLGVNYGPDENPLDILEARARGAISVYAKGDDYHDVIKKRLKTLARWLAATSGEDVKVFIDTAAVMEKPLAQAAGLGWQGKHTNLVSRELGSWLFLGAIYSAADLPRDEPDRDHCGSCNACQEICPTAAFPAPYQLDARRCISYLTIENKGPIPHEFRKAIGNRIYGCDDCLAVCPWNKFAQEGREAKLSARDELRAPRLADLARLDDAAFRTLFTKSPVKRIGRDRFVRNVLIAIGNADDPSLVVEAKRLLDDASPLVRGAAVWALAQLMTPDSFDALSMQIAARETDATVRAEWTDCAAHP, encoded by the coding sequence ATGGCTGGCGGGGGTGCCGGCGTCGCGGACCTACGTGGACCTCGACTTCTGAACGAGGCCGTCAAGCTCTCGGCTGCCGACCTGAAGACCGCGCTCGCTCACGAAGCGCGGAAGCTGGGTTTCGACTGCATCGGCGTCACCGGCCCCGACGCGATCACCCAGGCCGGCGAATATTTTCGCGCATTTCTCGACGCGGGCGGACACGGCGACATGGATTGGCTCGCCGCCAATCCGGAGCGGCGCATGGATCCGCGCCTGCTGTGGCCCGGTGTACGCTCGATCATCATGCTCGGTGTCAATTACGGCCCCGATGAAAATCCGCTCGATATTCTCGAGGCGCGCGCGCGCGGCGCCATTTCGGTTTACGCCAAGGGCGATGATTATCACGACGTCATCAAGAAGCGGCTGAAGACGCTGGCGCGTTGGCTGGCGGCGACGTCAGGCGAAGACGTGAAAGTATTCATCGACACCGCCGCCGTGATGGAGAAGCCGCTGGCGCAGGCCGCAGGCCTCGGCTGGCAGGGCAAGCATACCAATCTCGTTTCGCGCGAACTCGGCTCCTGGCTGTTTCTCGGGGCGATCTACTCGGCCGCCGACCTGCCGCGCGACGAGCCCGACCGCGATCACTGCGGCTCCTGCAATGCCTGCCAGGAGATCTGCCCGACCGCGGCGTTCCCCGCGCCCTACCAGCTCGATGCGCGGCGCTGCATCTCCTATCTCACCATCGAGAACAAGGGACCGATCCCGCACGAATTTCGCAAGGCCATCGGCAACCGCATCTATGGCTGCGACGATTGCCTCGCCGTGTGCCCGTGGAACAAGTTTGCGCAGGAAGGCCGCGAAGCGAAGCTTTCCGCGCGCGACGAACTGCGCGCGCCGCGGCTGGCGGATCTCGCGCGACTCGACGATGCCGCGTTTCGCACGCTGTTCACCAAGTCGCCGGTCAAGCGCATCGGGCGCGACCGCTTTGTCCGCAACGTACTGATCGCGATCGGTAATGCCGACGATCCATCGCTGGTGGTGGAGGCCAAGCGATTGCTCGACGATGCAAGCCCGCTGGTGCGGGGGGCTGCGGTGTGGGCGCTGGCGCAGCTGATGACACCTGATTCCTTTGACGCATTGTCGATGCAAATCGCAGCCCGCGAGACCGACGCCACTGTCCGGGCGGAATGGACGGATTGCGCCGCACACCCTTGA
- a CDS encoding acyl-CoA thioesterase domain-containing protein, producing MTESQPFFAQRGDAFIPNPVSNGPWDPNSMHGRVVIGLLAHVIEARHGSDDFVPARLTVDMFRLPNILTPVEVTTNLIRDGKRIKVVEAAFVSGGTSMARASCQLLRKTENAPGNVWSPANWDAPLPDAIPAPTDPKLGMNGKWTTRPIVGRMGSLGPRRLWMSEVRELVEGTPMSPFVHVATGADFASPFANAGDQGLGYINSDVTLYLHRMPVTRWIGFDVVNHHASDGIAIGECWLYDEKGPIGTSTVAALAQRKPMTNVPPP from the coding sequence ATGACAGAAAGCCAGCCCTTCTTCGCCCAACGCGGCGACGCCTTCATCCCCAATCCAGTTTCCAACGGCCCGTGGGACCCGAACTCGATGCATGGTCGCGTCGTGATCGGTCTGCTGGCCCATGTGATCGAGGCGCGTCACGGCTCCGATGACTTCGTGCCGGCCAGGCTGACGGTCGATATGTTCCGGCTGCCGAACATTTTGACACCCGTGGAAGTCACCACGAACCTCATCCGCGACGGCAAGCGCATCAAGGTGGTGGAAGCCGCATTCGTTTCCGGCGGCACCAGCATGGCGCGCGCCTCCTGCCAGTTATTGCGCAAGACGGAGAACGCGCCCGGCAACGTCTGGTCGCCCGCGAACTGGGATGCGCCGCTGCCCGACGCGATTCCGGCGCCGACCGATCCAAAGCTCGGCATGAACGGCAAGTGGACGACGCGGCCGATCGTGGGCCGCATGGGCTCATTGGGGCCACGGCGGCTGTGGATGAGCGAAGTGCGCGAGCTGGTCGAGGGCACGCCGATGTCGCCCTTTGTCCATGTCGCCACCGGCGCCGACTTCGCCAGCCCGTTCGCCAATGCCGGCGACCAGGGGCTCGGCTACATCAACAGCGACGTCACGCTGTACTTGCACCGCATGCCGGTAACGCGGTGGATCGGTTTCGATGTGGTGAACCATCACGCGTCGGACGGCATCGCGATCGGCGAGTGCTGGCTGTATGACGAGAAGGGCCCGATCGGGACCTCGACGGTAGCCGCGCTGGCGCAACGCAAGCCGATGACGAACGTGCCGCCGCCGTGA
- a CDS encoding nuclear transport factor 2 family protein: MNPSTMLRAFCDAVEQRNGKAFSELFTEDGVYHDVFYGAFEGRAKIADLIDDWFYRTATDFRWDMHDPVSDGKTLYARYTFSYRSTLPEAEGARAMFEGVAIMRLRDGQIAEYHEVANTAPAFVDIKFAPERIAKIVAKQGAALKARPEMKRHLV, translated from the coding sequence ATGAACCCATCCACCATGCTCCGCGCCTTCTGCGACGCCGTCGAGCAGCGCAATGGCAAGGCATTCTCGGAACTGTTCACCGAGGACGGCGTATATCACGACGTGTTCTACGGCGCGTTCGAAGGTCGGGCGAAAATCGCCGACCTGATCGACGACTGGTTCTACCGCACGGCGACCGATTTTCGCTGGGACATGCACGACCCCGTCAGCGACGGAAAGACGTTATATGCGCGCTACACGTTCAGCTACCGCTCGACGCTGCCGGAGGCTGAGGGGGCGCGCGCCATGTTCGAGGGCGTCGCGATCATGCGGCTGCGCGACGGCCAGATCGCGGAATACCACGAGGTCGCCAACACCGCGCCGGCGTTCGTTGATATCAAGTTCGCGCCGGAGCGGATCGCGAAGATCGTCGCGAAACAGGGCGCGGCGCTGAAGGCGCGGCCGGAGATGAAGCGGCACCTGGTGTAG
- a CDS encoding alpha/beta hydrolase — protein sequence MTNPATIDQEPAFIEVGEGDGRRRIAVRVRLGSAPGLFWLGGFNSDMRGTKALALDAWAAEHGRACIRFDYSGHGESGGAFIDGTIGRWLEEAVAVFGQFAHGPQVVIGSSMGGWMALLLARALAERGAKAADLAGLVLIAPAPDFTEQLMWNSFSDEIREEIRTKGVWMRPSEYGDGTPYPITRALIEEGRNHLLLGSAIEVGCPVRILQGAQDPDVPWQHAFALAHRLPAEDVVLTMIQDGDHRLSRPQDIARIIAAVAEMG from the coding sequence ATGACCAATCCAGCGACAATCGACCAGGAACCGGCGTTTATCGAGGTGGGCGAGGGCGATGGCCGCCGCCGGATCGCGGTCCGGGTTCGCCTCGGCAGTGCGCCGGGGCTGTTCTGGCTGGGCGGCTTCAACTCCGACATGCGGGGTACCAAGGCCCTGGCGCTGGACGCCTGGGCCGCGGAGCATGGCCGCGCCTGTATCAGGTTCGATTATTCCGGCCACGGCGAATCGGGCGGGGCTTTCATCGACGGCACCATCGGGCGCTGGCTGGAAGAGGCTGTCGCCGTGTTCGGACAGTTCGCCCATGGCCCCCAGGTCGTGATCGGTTCGTCGATGGGCGGCTGGATGGCGCTCTTGCTGGCGCGCGCCCTCGCCGAGCGGGGTGCGAAAGCGGCTGACCTCGCCGGGCTGGTATTGATCGCACCTGCGCCTGACTTCACCGAGCAACTGATGTGGAACAGTTTTTCCGACGAGATTCGCGAGGAGATCAGGACCAAGGGCGTCTGGATGCGGCCGTCGGAGTATGGCGACGGCACGCCCTATCCGATCACCCGCGCGCTGATCGAGGAGGGGCGCAATCACCTGCTGCTCGGCAGCGCCATCGAGGTCGGCTGCCCGGTCCGCATCCTCCAGGGCGCGCAGGATCCCGACGTGCCCTGGCAACATGCGTTTGCGCTGGCACACCGGCTGCCCGCCGAGGACGTCGTGCTGACCATGATCCAGGACGGCGACCATCGCCTGTCCCGCCCGCAGGATATCGCGCGGATCATCGCGGCGGTGGCGGAGATGGGATGA
- the infC gene encoding translation initiation factor IF-3 has protein sequence MRRPNRAPPAATKDGPRTNDDIRNAQIQLIDQTGLNHGTVETVVAIKMAIEAGMDLVEISPNNNPPVCKIMDYGKFKYSAQKKAAEARKKQKIVEIKEIKLRPMIDDHDYDVKMRAMQRFFEEGDKVKITLRYRGREMAHQEIGTKLLDKVKADVAEFAKVEQDARFEGRQVVMVLAPR, from the coding sequence ATTCGCCGTCCCAACAGAGCCCCGCCCGCTGCAACCAAAGACGGGCCGCGCACCAATGACGATATCCGGAATGCGCAGATCCAGCTGATCGATCAGACCGGCCTCAACCACGGCACCGTCGAGACCGTGGTCGCCATCAAGATGGCCATCGAAGCCGGCATGGATCTCGTCGAGATTTCGCCGAACAACAATCCTCCCGTTTGCAAGATCATGGACTACGGGAAGTTCAAGTATTCGGCTCAGAAGAAAGCGGCGGAAGCCCGCAAGAAACAGAAGATCGTCGAGATCAAGGAGATCAAGCTGCGGCCGATGATCGACGATCACGACTACGACGTGAAGATGCGTGCGATGCAGCGGTTCTTCGAGGAAGGCGACAAGGTCAAGATCACCCTGCGCTACCGTGGCCGCGAAATGGCGCATCAGGAGATCGGAACCAAGCTGCTCGACAAGGTGAAGGCGGATGTCGCCGAGTTCGCCAAGGTCGAGCAGGACGCGCGTTTCGAAGGCCGCCAGGTCGTGATGGTGCTGGCGCCGCGCTGA
- the rpmI gene encoding 50S ribosomal protein L35, with protein MPKLKTKSGAKKRFKVTATGKVMHAQRGKRHGMIKRTKKQIRQLRGTRVLFKTDGDNVKKYFLPNA; from the coding sequence ATGCCCAAGCTGAAGACCAAGTCGGGCGCTAAAAAGCGCTTCAAAGTGACTGCCACCGGTAAAGTGATGCACGCCCAGCGCGGCAAGCGCCACGGCATGATCAAGCGGACCAAGAAGCAGATTCGTCAGCTCCGCGGCACCCGCGTGCTGTTCAAGACCGACGGCGACAACGTCAAGAAGTACTTCTTGCCGAACGCCTGA
- the rplT gene encoding 50S ribosomal protein L20, whose amino-acid sequence MSRVKRGVTSHAKHKKVYKAAKGFRGRRKNTIRAAKAAVEKAGQYAFRDRKRKKRTFRALWIQRINAAVRPFGMTYSVFINGLSKSGITVDRKVLSDLAITEPVAFQAIAEKAKAALAA is encoded by the coding sequence ATGTCTCGCGTCAAACGCGGTGTGACCTCTCACGCCAAGCACAAGAAAGTCTACAAGGCCGCCAAGGGTTTCCGCGGCCGCCGCAAGAACACCATCCGCGCCGCCAAGGCTGCGGTCGAGAAGGCCGGGCAATATGCCTTCCGCGACCGCAAGCGCAAGAAGCGCACCTTCCGCGCGCTCTGGATCCAGCGCATCAATGCCGCGGTGCGTCCGTTCGGCATGACCTATAGCGTCTTCATCAACGGCCTGTCGAAGTCGGGCATCACGGTGGACCGCAAGGTGCTGTCGGATCTCGCCATCACCGAGCCGGTGGCGTTCCAGGCGATCGCCGAGAAGGCCAAGGCCGCGCTCGCGGCGTAA
- the pheS gene encoding phenylalanine--tRNA ligase subunit alpha, with product MTDLATLESDILSQIAAAGDEAALESVRVAALGKKGSISALLSTLGKMSPDERKTEGAKINLAKDTVTQALAARRDILKSAALDARLASETIDVTLPLREAPAETGRIHPLSQVFEEVSTIFADMGFAIAEGPDIETDDYNFTKLNFPEGHPAREMHDTFFFNPKQDGSRMLLRTHTSPVQVRTMLSQKPPIRVICPGRTYRIDSDATHTPQFHQVEGLVIDKGSHLGHLKWILHEFCKAFFEVDHINMRFRPSFFPFTEPSLEVDIQCRRDKGEIRFGEGEDWLEILGCGMVHPNVLRACGIDPDVYQGFAWGMGLDRIAMLKYGIADLRQLFDSDVRWLSHYGFKPLDVPTLAGGLST from the coding sequence ATGACCGACCTCGCCACACTTGAATCCGACATCCTCAGCCAGATCGCAGCCGCCGGCGACGAAGCCGCACTCGAAAGCGTGCGCGTCGCCGCGCTTGGCAAGAAAGGCTCGATCTCCGCACTGCTCTCCACGCTCGGCAAGATGTCGCCCGACGAACGGAAGACCGAAGGCGCGAAGATCAATCTCGCCAAGGACACGGTCACGCAGGCGCTCGCCGCGCGCCGCGACATCCTGAAGTCGGCGGCGCTCGACGCCCGGCTTGCTTCCGAGACCATCGACGTCACGCTGCCGCTGCGCGAAGCGCCGGCAGAAACCGGCCGCATCCATCCGCTGAGCCAGGTGTTCGAAGAGGTCAGCACGATCTTCGCCGACATGGGATTTGCGATCGCCGAAGGTCCGGATATCGAGACCGACGACTACAACTTCACCAAGCTGAATTTCCCCGAAGGCCACCCGGCCCGCGAGATGCACGACACGTTCTTTTTCAACCCGAAGCAGGACGGTTCGCGCATGCTGCTGCGCACGCATACGTCGCCGGTGCAGGTGCGCACGATGCTGTCGCAAAAACCGCCGATCCGCGTGATCTGCCCGGGCCGCACCTATCGCATCGATTCCGACGCGACGCATACGCCGCAATTCCACCAGGTCGAGGGCCTCGTCATCGACAAGGGCTCGCATCTCGGCCACCTGAAATGGATTTTGCACGAGTTCTGCAAGGCGTTCTTCGAGGTCGACCACATCAACATGCGGTTCCGGCCATCGTTCTTCCCGTTCACCGAGCCTTCGCTCGAAGTCGACATCCAGTGCCGGCGCGACAAGGGCGAGATCCGCTTCGGCGAAGGCGAGGACTGGCTGGAGATTCTCGGCTGCGGCATGGTGCATCCAAACGTGCTGCGCGCCTGCGGCATCGATCCCGACGTTTACCAGGGTTTTGCCTGGGGCATGGGCCTCGACCGCATCGCGATGCTGAAATACGGCATCGCCGATCTCCGGCAATTGTTCGACAGCGACGTGCGCTGGCTTTCGCATTACGGCTTCAAGCCGCTCGATGTCCCGACACTCGCGGGCGGATTGAGCACGTGA